In one window of Thermovirga sp. DNA:
- a CDS encoding DUF3343 domain-containing protein, which translates to MDCIATFETAQMAILFDKMCHNMGFSCRVVPVPKNISASCGLACRFKAEEEPMIRGLAVEHSIEVLDYHFPHP; encoded by the coding sequence ATGGACTGCATCGCCACATTCGAAACCGCCCAAATGGCGATTCTCTTCGACAAGATGTGCCATAATATGGGTTTCTCCTGTAGGGTCGTACCGGTCCCCAAGAATATTTCCGCCAGTTGCGGTCTTGCCTGCCGCTTCAAGGCGGAAGAGGAACCCATGATCCGGGGACTTGCGGTGGAACACTCCATAGAAGTCCTGGATTATCACTTCCCCCATCCTTAA